A window of the Bradyrhizobium ottawaense genome harbors these coding sequences:
- a CDS encoding ABC transporter permease — protein MTNITKEAIAPPRSFLSQDAIQLFYRLLAALLICAVLAAVSDSFLSLGNILNVLRQASLTFFIASGLTLVVLTAGLDLSVGANVALSACIAGTVIHKTGSPALGILTGLACGGIVGLLNGVMVTALRIPSFIATYGMLWVLNGLTYWYMAGETIHGFPAGFRQIGSGYLFGLPIPVYLLLVFLAIGTLFAQRTIWGQQIYAIGANPVAARLSGIPVARRLLLVYAVSGTMAGLASIIFLSRLNSAEADIGESLTLPAIAAVLIGGTSLFGGVGTMFGTFIGALILTLVLNGMNLLSVSANWQPLVTGIIVVVAVWLDMKTGRRTQ, from the coding sequence ATGACCAACATCACCAAAGAGGCCATTGCGCCGCCGCGATCTTTCCTGTCGCAGGACGCAATCCAGCTGTTCTATCGACTCCTCGCGGCACTCCTGATCTGCGCCGTGCTCGCCGCCGTCAGCGACTCCTTCCTGAGCCTTGGCAACATCCTCAACGTCCTCAGGCAGGCGAGTTTGACCTTTTTCATCGCCTCGGGCCTGACGCTGGTCGTGCTCACCGCCGGCCTCGACCTCTCGGTAGGCGCCAATGTCGCGCTCTCCGCCTGCATTGCCGGCACGGTGATCCACAAGACCGGCTCACCGGCCCTCGGCATTCTCACCGGACTTGCCTGCGGCGGCATCGTCGGGCTCCTCAATGGCGTCATGGTCACGGCGCTGCGTATCCCCTCGTTCATCGCCACCTACGGCATGCTCTGGGTGCTGAACGGACTAACGTACTGGTACATGGCCGGCGAAACCATCCATGGCTTCCCCGCAGGATTCCGCCAGATCGGCAGCGGCTACCTATTCGGCCTACCCATTCCGGTCTATCTGCTGCTGGTGTTCCTTGCGATCGGCACGCTATTCGCACAGCGGACGATATGGGGACAGCAAATTTACGCGATCGGCGCCAATCCCGTCGCCGCGCGTCTCTCTGGCATTCCGGTCGCACGGCGGCTGCTGCTTGTCTATGCTGTCTCCGGCACGATGGCGGGACTCGCCTCGATCATCTTCCTGTCGCGGTTGAATTCGGCCGAGGCCGATATCGGTGAGAGCCTGACTCTGCCGGCGATTGCGGCCGTGCTGATCGGCGGCACCTCGCTGTTTGGCGGCGTCGGCACCATGTTCGGCACCTTCATCGGCGCGCTGATCCTGACGCTGGTGCTGAACGGCATGAACCTCCTGTCGGTGAGTGCCAATTGGCAGCCGCTCGTTACAGGTATCATCGTCGTTGTCGCCGTTTGGCTGGACATGAAGACCGGCCGCCGGACGCAATGA